The proteins below are encoded in one region of Palleronia sp. LCG004:
- the queE gene encoding 7-carboxy-7-deazaguanine synthase QueE, giving the protein MSLRIAEIFGPTIQGEGALIGEPTVFVRAGGCDYRCAWCDSLHAVESRYRHDWAVMETDAIWDEVVRLSDRRPLTVSLSGGNPAIQDFGPLIARGRAEGYRFACETQGSVARPWFSDLDMLVLSPKPPSSGERVDWDAFSECLSMGRDAGGIVMKIVIFDRTDYDWARETHARHPDLPLYLQPGNPDSDPAMPVDPAALSERLAWLTETAMADRWFAPRILPQLHVLIWGNRRGV; this is encoded by the coding sequence ATGAGCCTGAGGATCGCCGAAATCTTCGGCCCGACGATCCAGGGCGAGGGCGCGCTGATCGGCGAGCCCACGGTCTTCGTGCGCGCGGGCGGCTGCGATTATCGCTGCGCCTGGTGCGACAGCCTGCATGCGGTCGAGAGCCGCTATCGTCACGACTGGGCCGTGATGGAGACGGATGCCATATGGGACGAGGTCGTGCGCCTATCGGACAGGCGACCGCTGACCGTGTCGCTGAGTGGCGGCAACCCGGCCATCCAGGATTTCGGACCGCTTATCGCGCGGGGCCGGGCGGAGGGATACCGTTTCGCGTGCGAGACGCAGGGCTCCGTCGCGCGGCCGTGGTTCTCCGATCTGGACATGCTGGTCCTTTCGCCGAAACCCCCGTCGAGTGGCGAGCGCGTTGATTGGGATGCCTTTTCGGAATGCCTGTCGATGGGGCGTGATGCCGGTGGGATCGTGATGAAGATCGTGATCTTCGACCGCACCGACTACGACTGGGCGCGAGAAACCCATGCGCGGCACCCCGACTTGCCGCTCTATCTCCAGCCGGGCAATCCCGATAGCGATCCTGCGATGCCGGTCGATCCCGCAGCGCTGTCGGAGCGCCTCGCCTGGCTCACCGAAACCGCGATGGCCGATCGATGGTTCGCGCCGCGCATCCTGCCGCAGCTCCATGTCCTCATCTGGGGCAACAGGCGCGGCGTCTGA
- a CDS encoding 6-pyruvoyl tetrahydropterin synthase family protein produces the protein MSFRIRKEFHFSASHRLSHLPDDHPCARLHGHNYVVVVELSAEAPGPDGFVRDYRELAAFKDHIDETLDHRHLDDVLDVPSTAENLARHLFDWCAARWPETSAVAVSETPKTWAEYRP, from the coding sequence ATGAGCTTTCGCATCCGCAAGGAATTCCACTTCTCCGCTTCGCACCGGCTGTCGCATCTGCCGGACGATCACCCTTGCGCGCGGCTTCACGGCCACAATTATGTCGTGGTGGTCGAGCTTTCGGCCGAGGCACCCGGGCCGGACGGGTTCGTTCGGGATTACCGCGAGCTGGCGGCTTTCAAGGACCATATCGACGAGACGCTCGATCACCGGCATCTCGACGACGTCCTGGACGTGCCCTCGACGGCCGAGAATCTGGCACGGCACCTCTTCGACTGGTGTGCGGCGCGTTGGCCCGAGACCTCCGCCGTGGCGGTGAGCGAGACGCCCAAGACCTGGGCGGAATATCGGCCATGA
- the queC gene encoding 7-cyano-7-deazaguanine synthase QueC — protein MKTLVICSGGLDSVSLAHISAATDDLTRLVSFDYGQRHRKELDFAAAAATRLGVPHHLIDMRGIGAALTGSALTDDLDVPDGHYAEETMRITVVPNRNAIMLSIAFGIAAANGDEGVATAIHGGDHFIYPDCRPGFARAFDAMQRAALEGYAETRLLTPFVDRTKADIVSEGARHGTPFAETWSCYKGGEKHCGRCGTCVERREAFHLAGIEDPTDYADPEFWAQAVKARG, from the coding sequence ATGAAGACTCTCGTCATCTGCTCCGGCGGACTCGATTCCGTGTCGCTTGCCCATATCTCGGCGGCGACGGACGACCTCACACGCCTCGTCTCGTTCGATTACGGACAGCGGCACCGCAAGGAACTCGATTTCGCCGCCGCCGCCGCGACGCGGCTGGGCGTGCCCCATCATCTCATCGACATGCGCGGCATCGGCGCGGCACTGACAGGATCGGCGCTGACCGACGATCTCGATGTGCCAGACGGCCATTACGCCGAGGAGACGATGCGGATCACGGTGGTGCCGAACCGCAACGCGATCATGCTCAGCATCGCGTTCGGTATCGCGGCCGCGAATGGCGACGAGGGGGTGGCGACGGCCATCCACGGGGGCGATCATTTCATCTATCCCGATTGCCGTCCCGGCTTCGCCCGGGCCTTCGACGCCATGCAGCGCGCAGCACTCGAAGGCTATGCAGAGACGCGGCTGCTGACGCCTTTCGTCGACCGGACCAAGGCCGATATCGTGAGCGAGGGCGCGCGCCACGGCACGCCCTTTGCCGAGACATGGTCCTGCTACAAGGGCGGCGAGAAGCATTGCGGACGCTGCGGCACCTGCGTAGAGCGGCGCGAGGCCTTCCATCTCGCGGGCATCGAGGATCCGACGGATTACGCCGATCCGGAGTTCTGGGCGCAAGCCGTGAAGGCGCGGGGATGA
- a CDS encoding TetR/AcrR family transcriptional regulator: MCNEAPLPKALGRPAGFDREAVLQIAMDLLWEGGFETTSVGELIAAMGLSRSSFYAAFGSKRGAMLAALQLYSARCDALLREIATRDGTFQDRLSQMLHAIAMVDDARGCFMVNCISEMARHDPEIRKIAAEHNDALEQILVEALPEGDGAAARAKARALVAAAYGATLLVASGTDRAAIREMLDTLARAA, translated from the coding sequence ATGTGCAATGAGGCACCTCTTCCCAAGGCCCTCGGGCGGCCGGCCGGCTTCGACAGGGAAGCCGTGCTCCAGATCGCCATGGATCTTCTCTGGGAGGGTGGGTTCGAAACCACGTCGGTGGGCGAGCTGATCGCTGCAATGGGCCTGAGCCGGTCGAGCTTCTACGCGGCATTCGGTTCGAAACGGGGCGCGATGCTGGCGGCACTCCAGCTCTATTCCGCGCGGTGCGACGCGCTTCTGCGGGAGATCGCCACGCGCGACGGGACGTTTCAAGACCGGCTTTCGCAGATGCTCCACGCGATCGCGATGGTGGACGACGCACGGGGCTGCTTCATGGTCAATTGCATCAGCGAGATGGCGCGCCACGATCCCGAGATCCGTAAGATAGCGGCCGAGCACAACGACGCACTCGAGCAGATTCTCGTGGAGGCTTTGCCCGAAGGTGACGGTGCGGCCGCACGGGCGAAGGCCCGTGCGCTCGTCGCGGCGGCCTATGGTGCGACGCTTCTGGTGGCGTCCGGCACCGATCGGGCGGCGATCCGCGAAATGCTGGACACCCTCGCCCGCGCCGCCTGA
- a CDS encoding MarR family winged helix-turn-helix transcriptional regulator yields MADFDLGTFVPYLLNQAAEETGQGFARIYKARYGMLRTEWRVLFHLGRYGDMSASEVGRLSKTHKTKISRAVAALGRKRFVAKRESAEDRRREILTLLPLGRRAFEDLVVVAERQNMAMLESLSQAEREILIKCLRKLAGFGPTG; encoded by the coding sequence ATGGCCGATTTCGATCTTGGAACCTTCGTTCCCTACCTGCTGAACCAGGCCGCGGAGGAGACGGGGCAGGGTTTCGCGCGGATCTACAAGGCGCGCTACGGCATGCTGCGCACCGAATGGCGCGTCCTGTTCCATCTGGGCCGTTACGGGGACATGAGCGCAAGCGAGGTCGGGCGCCTCTCGAAGACCCACAAGACCAAGATCAGCCGTGCGGTCGCGGCGTTGGGGCGGAAGCGTTTCGTCGCGAAACGCGAAAGCGCCGAGGATCGCCGCCGCGAGATCCTGACCCTTTTGCCGCTCGGGCGGCGTGCATTCGAGGATCTGGTCGTCGTGGCCGAACGGCAGAACATGGCGATGCTAGAAAGTTTGTCTCAGGCGGAGCGCGAGATCCTCATCAAATGCCTCCGGAAGCTGGCGGGGTTCGGACCGACCGGTTAA
- the hmgA gene encoding homogentisate 1,2-dioxygenase yields MIDRAPRPGPPPAQGPGVADGYMPGFGNDFETEALPGALPRGMNSPQKVAYGLYGEQLSGTAFTAPGHRNERTWCYRIRPSVRHQGRYARFDLPYWKTAPHIPEDVTSLGQYRWDAVPHGTVDTDWLTGMRTMTSAGDVNTQTGMASHVYLVTSSMEDAYFYSADGELLVVPQEGRLRFATELGMIDLSPQEIAILPRGLVYRVEVLEGPARGFVCENYGQPFALPDRGPIGANCLANRRDFKTPVAAFEDREAPSTMTIKWCGQFHRSEIGHSPLDVVAWHGNYAPAKYDLNTFCPVGAILFDHPDPSIYTVLTAPSGIEGTANIDFVLFRDRWNVAENTFRPPWYHKNVMSELMGNIHGQYDAKPQGFVPGGMSLHNCMLPHGPDREAFEKASNADLKPQKLENTMSFMFETRFPQHLTEFAAHEAPLQDGYVECWDGLEKKFDGTSGVK; encoded by the coding sequence ATGATAGATCGGGCACCTCGGCCGGGGCCGCCGCCTGCACAGGGGCCCGGTGTCGCGGACGGCTACATGCCGGGCTTCGGCAACGACTTCGAGACCGAGGCGCTGCCGGGCGCGCTGCCGCGGGGCATGAACTCACCGCAGAAGGTCGCCTACGGCCTTTACGGAGAGCAGCTTTCGGGCACCGCCTTCACCGCGCCGGGCCACCGCAACGAACGGACATGGTGCTACCGCATCCGTCCGTCCGTCCGCCATCAGGGACGCTACGCGCGCTTCGACCTGCCCTATTGGAAGACCGCGCCGCACATCCCCGAGGACGTGACTTCGCTCGGGCAATATCGGTGGGACGCGGTTCCGCACGGGACGGTCGATACCGATTGGCTGACGGGAATGCGCACGATGACCAGCGCGGGCGACGTCAACACGCAGACCGGCATGGCCTCGCATGTCTATCTCGTCACCAGCTCGATGGAGGATGCGTATTTCTACTCCGCCGATGGCGAACTCCTCGTGGTCCCGCAGGAAGGGCGTCTGCGCTTCGCGACCGAGCTTGGCATGATCGACCTTTCTCCGCAGGAAATCGCGATCCTGCCGCGCGGTCTCGTCTACCGCGTCGAGGTGCTAGAAGGTCCCGCCAGGGGCTTCGTCTGCGAAAATTACGGTCAGCCGTTCGCCTTGCCGGATCGCGGCCCGATCGGGGCCAACTGCCTCGCGAACCGGCGCGACTTCAAGACGCCCGTCGCGGCCTTCGAGGATCGCGAGGCACCCTCGACCATGACCATCAAGTGGTGCGGCCAGTTCCATCGTTCCGAGATCGGGCACTCGCCACTCGACGTCGTCGCCTGGCACGGGAACTACGCGCCGGCGAAATACGACCTCAACACCTTTTGCCCCGTGGGTGCGATCCTTTTCGACCATCCCGACCCGTCGATCTATACCGTGCTGACGGCCCCGTCCGGGATCGAAGGCACCGCGAATATCGATTTCGTGCTGTTCCGCGACCGCTGGAACGTGGCCGAAAACACGTTCCGGCCGCCCTGGTATCACAAGAACGTCATGTCCGAACTGATGGGAAATATCCACGGACAATACGATGCGAAACCTCAAGGCTTCGTACCGGGCGGCATGAGCCTGCACAATTGCATGTTGCCCCATGGCCCCGATCGCGAGGCCTTCGAAAAGGCGTCGAATGCGGATCTGAAACCGCAGAAGCTCGAGAACACCATGTCCTTCATGTTCGAGACGCGGTTTCCACAGCATCTCACGGAATTCGCGGCGCACGAGGCTCCCCTTCAGGACGGTTACGTCGAATGCTGGGACGGACTCGAAAAGAAGTTCGACGGTACGTCGGGCGTGAAATAA
- a CDS encoding fumarylacetoacetate hydrolase family protein produces the protein MKLATLSDGTRDGRLVAVSRDLSRCAPAPARTLQSALDDWEAAEPELRALFHDVEDGNIDAQPFDQASCLSPLPRAYQWADGSAYVNHVDLVRRARGAEMPESFWTDPLMYQGGSDGFVPPHAPIRFPAAAVPDWGVDMEGEIAVVLDDCPMGIDADAARDRIRLVMLANDVSLRGLIPGELAKGFGFFQSKPASSFSPVAVTPDALGDAWRDGKLHLPLRVDLNGTPFGRADAGIDMTFDFGRLIEHAARSRALGAGTIVGSGTVSNRDPDGGPGRPVAEGGRGYSCIAEIRMIETIAHGAPSTPFLRWGDRVRIEMHDDLGRSIFGAIDQTLETL, from the coding sequence ATGAAGCTCGCCACCCTTTCGGACGGCACACGCGACGGACGGCTCGTCGCGGTCTCCCGCGACCTCTCGCGCTGTGCGCCCGCCCCCGCGCGGACGCTTCAGTCCGCGCTTGACGATTGGGAGGCTGCGGAACCCGAACTCCGCGCCCTTTTCCACGACGTCGAGGATGGCAACATCGACGCGCAACCCTTTGACCAGGCGTCATGTCTCTCGCCACTCCCAAGGGCGTACCAGTGGGCGGACGGATCGGCCTATGTCAATCACGTGGACCTCGTTCGTCGTGCCCGGGGGGCGGAAATGCCCGAAAGTTTCTGGACCGATCCGCTGATGTATCAGGGCGGATCGGACGGGTTCGTGCCGCCGCACGCGCCGATCCGGTTTCCCGCGGCTGCCGTTCCCGATTGGGGTGTCGACATGGAGGGAGAAATCGCGGTCGTGCTCGACGATTGCCCGATGGGCATCGATGCGGATGCAGCACGCGATCGCATCCGCCTCGTCATGCTCGCCAACGACGTGTCGCTGCGCGGCCTCATCCCGGGCGAACTTGCCAAGGGGTTCGGTTTCTTCCAATCGAAACCGGCATCGAGCTTCAGCCCCGTGGCCGTAACGCCCGATGCACTCGGGGATGCCTGGCGGGATGGAAAGCTGCATCTGCCGCTGCGTGTCGATCTGAACGGAACCCCATTCGGCCGCGCCGATGCCGGGATCGACATGACCTTCGATTTCGGCCGCCTGATCGAACACGCCGCCCGCAGCCGTGCGCTCGGAGCCGGGACGATCGTCGGGTCCGGCACCGTATCGAACCGCGATCCCGACGGAGGGCCCGGACGTCCGGTGGCCGAGGGCGGACGCGGCTATTCCTGCATCGCCGAGATCCGCATGATCGAGACGATCGCGCATGGTGCGCCTTCGACGCCCTTCCTTCGATGGGGCGACCGCGTGCGGATCGAGATGCATGACGACCTCGGGCGGTCGATCTTCGGCGCGATCGATCAGACGCTCGAAACGCTCTGA
- a CDS encoding FadR/GntR family transcriptional regulator, with protein sequence MTAHPDPSAAITLRPLSQDGSRIRILRALTAYIEAADLGAGDKLPTERTLAAQLGVSRPTIREALQSWQAMGLIDIRKGSGTYLAQEIGAASVHMPVTIQLEKRAVFHLLELRRVIETDAARLAVLRGSVEDIDRLRVALEAMETAYSVQGFANKEDDAFHEALYVASGNPLYLQVFRQLYVKVVENFNASADNPFVMTPFVDHSQPDHRALYEAIAARDPDAAVAAVTRILDFVETTLRDDA encoded by the coding sequence ATGACGGCCCACCCCGATCCAAGCGCTGCGATTACCCTGCGCCCGCTTTCCCAGGACGGATCCCGGATCCGGATCCTGAGGGCGCTGACGGCTTATATCGAGGCGGCGGATCTTGGTGCCGGCGACAAGCTTCCCACCGAACGCACGCTCGCGGCGCAGCTCGGCGTCAGCCGACCCACGATCCGCGAGGCGCTGCAATCCTGGCAGGCGATGGGGCTGATCGACATCCGCAAGGGCAGCGGCACCTACCTCGCGCAGGAGATCGGCGCGGCTTCGGTGCATATGCCCGTCACCATCCAGCTTGAGAAGCGCGCGGTGTTCCACCTGCTGGAGCTTCGGCGCGTGATCGAGACGGATGCCGCGCGTCTCGCCGTGCTGCGCGGATCGGTAGAGGATATCGACCGGCTGCGCGTCGCGCTCGAGGCGATGGAGACTGCCTATTCCGTGCAGGGATTTGCCAACAAGGAAGACGATGCCTTCCACGAAGCCCTCTACGTTGCGAGCGGCAATCCATTGTATTTGCAGGTATTTCGTCAACTCTACGTCAAAGTCGTCGAGAACTTCAACGCCTCCGCCGACAACCCCTTCGTGATGACGCCCTTCGTCGATCATTCCCAGCCCGACCACCGCGCGCTTTACGAGGCGATCGCCGCGCGTGATCCCGACGCGGCCGTCGCGGCCGTAACCCGCATTCTCGACTTCGTGGAGACGACCCTTCGTGACGATGCCTGA
- a CDS encoding PLP-dependent transferase: MPDPVIPDDFATIVTDDTGGGPAVPPIVQTSLFTFESVDAFETAFRAPERHAIYTRGLNPTVRAFEEKVARLERAEESRGFASGMGAISATLLGLLKSGDKVVCVRNVYPDTYRIMTGLMARMGIEAVFVEGTDLDAVAEAMTGARMLYLESPTSITFDVLDLPRLAAIANYAGAISVIDNSWASPTFQRPIEHGVDLVIHSASKYLSGHSDTVAGIVCGRADLISEINRVAYPSLGAKLSPFDAWLLLRGMRTLPMRMRQHHRSGLSVARRLKDHPAVSETRHPGLETRNETTLSGFSGLFAFRLKGGAPAARRFCDALKLVRLGVSWGGHESLAFPAQLGLIQPGLTNPFQVFGVPDDLVRLHVGLEDPEDIWRDIEAALDQCE, encoded by the coding sequence ATGCCTGATCCAGTGATCCCCGACGATTTCGCAACCATCGTTACCGACGATACAGGCGGCGGACCGGCCGTGCCGCCCATCGTGCAGACGAGCCTCTTCACATTCGAGAGTGTCGACGCCTTCGAGACGGCGTTCCGCGCGCCCGAACGCCATGCGATCTATACCCGCGGCCTGAACCCGACCGTCCGAGCCTTCGAGGAGAAGGTCGCCCGTCTCGAACGTGCGGAGGAGTCGCGCGGCTTCGCCAGCGGCATGGGTGCGATCTCGGCCACGCTCCTCGGCCTGCTCAAGTCAGGCGACAAGGTCGTCTGCGTGCGCAACGTCTATCCTGACACCTATCGCATCATGACCGGGCTGATGGCGCGAATGGGGATCGAGGCGGTCTTCGTCGAGGGCACCGATCTCGATGCGGTGGCCGAGGCCATGACGGGCGCACGGATGCTCTATCTCGAAAGCCCGACCAGCATCACCTTCGACGTACTCGACCTGCCGCGCCTTGCAGCGATCGCAAACTATGCCGGGGCGATCAGCGTCATCGACAATTCGTGGGCAAGCCCGACCTTCCAGCGCCCGATCGAGCATGGCGTGGATCTCGTGATCCATTCGGCATCGAAATACCTTTCGGGGCATTCCGACACCGTGGCGGGCATCGTCTGCGGCCGTGCGGACCTCATATCCGAGATCAACCGCGTCGCCTATCCCAGCCTGGGGGCTAAGCTTTCTCCTTTTGACGCATGGCTTCTCCTGCGTGGGATGCGAACCCTTCCGATGCGAATGCGCCAGCACCATCGCTCGGGCCTGTCGGTCGCCCGACGCTTGAAGGATCACCCTGCGGTTTCCGAAACGCGCCATCCGGGGCTTGAGACACGCAACGAGACGACGCTGTCGGGCTTCTCTGGGCTCTTCGCGTTCCGCCTCAAGGGTGGCGCACCTGCCGCGCGGCGCTTCTGCGATGCGTTGAAGCTCGTCCGACTGGGCGTGAGTTGGGGCGGCCACGAAAGCCTCGCCTTTCCGGCGCAACTGGGTCTTATCCAGCCTGGCCTCACCAACCCGTTCCAGGTCTTCGGCGTGCCTGACGATCTCGTCCGGTTGCATGTCGGACTGGAGGATCCCGAAGATATCTGGCGCGATATCGAAGCCGCCCTCGATCAATGTGAATAA
- a CDS encoding sugar ABC transporter substrate-binding protein, which produces MKTIQGMSIAAAAALAAWGGMANAQTLRVVEVLTTNERTGLMEQIASEFEAAHEGVDVELVSVPWDSAFEQILTMTMSGQQIDVLEMPERWISTLAVNDLLTDLGPWLDEWQGADQMTEATMDFARIYDDTAYFLPYGYFVRAMYYNRDLLSQAGYDAPPETWEEFAEISRAVSEIEGKYGYCLRGSTGGFVGWWLAVSGMTGAESWFNEDGTSVFASPEAIEGIQMMLDLYEDGAAPRDSVNWGFNEQVSGFYSGTCAFMDQDPDALIQVRERLGDDEFATAPVPLGPPGKISPPIGMFGWSVPASSENPDLAKDFIGRLMEPEANLEWAKFIGIVPAVEIPEDDEYFNDPVYAGFFEELDSDQYNLVPWPAYLPELGEFFDVIAVETSQAALLGQMSAEELGQTWDEFLTEAQQRWMAENQ; this is translated from the coding sequence ATGAAGACAATCCAAGGAATGAGCATCGCGGCCGCCGCCGCACTCGCCGCCTGGGGCGGCATGGCAAACGCCCAGACGCTGCGCGTGGTGGAGGTTCTGACCACCAACGAACGCACCGGCCTGATGGAGCAGATCGCCTCCGAGTTCGAGGCCGCCCATGAGGGCGTCGATGTCGAGCTGGTGTCGGTCCCCTGGGATTCCGCCTTCGAACAGATCCTGACCATGACGATGTCGGGCCAGCAGATCGACGTGCTCGAAATGCCCGAGCGTTGGATCTCCACCCTTGCCGTCAACGACCTCCTGACCGACCTCGGCCCCTGGCTCGACGAATGGCAGGGCGCGGACCAGATGACCGAGGCGACGATGGATTTCGCCCGCATCTACGACGATACCGCCTATTTCCTGCCCTACGGCTATTTCGTCCGCGCGATGTACTACAACCGCGACCTGCTCTCTCAGGCGGGCTACGACGCTCCGCCGGAAACGTGGGAAGAGTTCGCGGAGATCTCCCGCGCCGTATCCGAGATCGAGGGCAAGTACGGCTATTGCCTTCGCGGATCGACGGGCGGTTTCGTGGGCTGGTGGCTGGCAGTGTCCGGAATGACCGGTGCCGAGAGCTGGTTCAACGAGGACGGCACCAGCGTCTTCGCCTCCCCCGAGGCGATCGAGGGCATCCAGATGATGCTCGACCTCTACGAAGACGGAGCGGCACCGCGGGATTCGGTGAACTGGGGCTTCAACGAACAGGTCTCGGGCTTCTATTCCGGCACCTGTGCCTTCATGGATCAGGACCCCGACGCGCTCATCCAGGTGCGCGAGCGGTTAGGCGACGACGAATTCGCCACCGCTCCGGTCCCGCTCGGCCCTCCGGGCAAGATCTCGCCCCCGATCGGCATGTTCGGCTGGTCGGTCCCAGCAAGCTCCGAGAACCCCGACCTTGCCAAGGATTTCATCGGCCGCCTGATGGAGCCGGAGGCCAATCTCGAATGGGCCAAGTTCATCGGCATCGTTCCCGCCGTCGAGATCCCCGAGGATGACGAGTACTTCAACGATCCCGTCTATGCGGGCTTCTTCGAGGAACTCGACAGCGATCAGTACAATCTCGTGCCATGGCCGGCCTATCTTCCCGAACTCGGCGAATTCTTCGACGTCATCGCCGTCGAGACGAGCCAGGCCGCGCTTCTGGGCCAGATGTCCGCCGAAGAGCTGGGCCAGACCTGGGACGAGTTCCTGACCGAGGCGCAGCAGCGCTGGATGGCGGAAAACCAGTGA
- a CDS encoding sugar ABC transporter permease, with translation MATDPSRSGRSPHRARRMRSAEPYFYLAPGIAIVALVMLVPLVVGVSFSFQNYVIFRPASRGWSGLENYVELWTDRTFWHALGNTVKWTFWSVLFQIGLGLGLALILDKPFWGRPVFQSLVFLPWAVPTFLSGLNWQWLFNPIVSPLPSWLAFVGILDAPRNILSDPDLALYGPITAMIWWGVPFFAITLLAALRSVPSDLYEAASIDGASAWQSFRYVTVPFLLPMMTITILLRTVWVANSPELIFVMTEGGPAGMSQTLPNYVFTSAYSSMNFGYASALASVLMVMLVIYSILLLWVRGRLGQ, from the coding sequence ATGGCGACCGACCCGTCCCGCTCGGGGCGCTCGCCGCACAGGGCCCGGCGGATGCGTTCCGCCGAGCCCTACTTCTATCTTGCGCCCGGCATCGCCATCGTGGCGCTGGTTATGCTGGTGCCGCTCGTCGTGGGGGTCTCCTTCAGCTTCCAGAACTACGTGATCTTCCGCCCCGCCTCCCGCGGGTGGAGCGGGCTCGAGAACTACGTCGAGCTCTGGACCGACCGCACCTTCTGGCACGCGCTCGGCAACACGGTGAAGTGGACATTCTGGTCCGTCCTCTTCCAGATCGGCCTCGGTCTCGGCCTCGCGCTGATCCTCGACAAGCCATTCTGGGGCCGTCCGGTCTTCCAGTCGCTCGTCTTCCTGCCATGGGCGGTGCCGACCTTCCTGTCGGGTCTCAACTGGCAATGGCTCTTCAATCCGATCGTGAGCCCCCTGCCTTCGTGGCTGGCCTTCGTCGGCATCCTCGATGCGCCCCGTAATATCCTCTCCGATCCGGATCTCGCGCTCTACGGTCCGATCACAGCGATGATCTGGTGGGGCGTGCCGTTCTTCGCGATCACGCTGCTGGCCGCGCTGCGCTCGGTACCGTCGGACCTCTACGAGGCCGCCTCCATCGACGGGGCGAGCGCGTGGCAATCCTTCCGCTACGTGACCGTGCCGTTCCTGCTGCCGATGATGACGATCACGATCCTGCTCAGGACAGTCTGGGTCGCGAACTCGCCGGAACTGATCTTCGTCATGACCGAAGGGGGGCCCGCGGGCATGTCGCAGACGCTGCCGAACTACGTGTTCACCTCGGCCTACAGCTCGATGAATTTCGGCTACGCCTCGGCGCTGGCCTCAGTCCTGATGGTGATGCTCGTGATCTACTCGATCCTGCTTCTCTGGGTCCGGGGGAGGCTCGGACAATGA
- a CDS encoding carbohydrate ABC transporter permease has translation MKIVASASLWLVRLAYLVFALFPLFWLLRIALTPDQILYREGTTLWPSVTTFENFRFVIEESPFPTYFLNTVIVSLGTAAIVTVLATGIGYAFSRFRFRGKTPLMVFLVITQLFPIVMVITPLYQLLAPLGLIDTRIGLIVVFTAFNLPFAAFLMHSFFEGIPGELEQAAMIDGCTRFQALIRIILPLMLPGVGATLGFVFTAAWSELLFSLMLISSEAKKTFAVGLLGFVGRSGVDWGQMMAAATLALIPPAIFFTAIQKYLVGGLTAGAIKG, from the coding sequence ATGAAGATCGTCGCAAGCGCCTCTCTCTGGCTCGTCCGTCTCGCCTATCTGGTCTTTGCGCTCTTTCCGCTGTTCTGGCTGCTCAGGATCGCGCTGACGCCCGACCAGATCCTCTATCGCGAGGGCACGACGCTCTGGCCCTCGGTCACGACGTTCGAGAATTTCCGCTTCGTAATCGAGGAAAGCCCCTTCCCGACCTATTTCCTCAACACCGTCATCGTCTCGCTCGGCACGGCCGCCATCGTCACGGTCCTCGCAACCGGCATCGGCTATGCCTTCTCGCGGTTCCGCTTTCGCGGCAAGACGCCCCTGATGGTGTTCCTCGTCATCACGCAGCTCTTCCCGATCGTGATGGTGATCACGCCGCTCTACCAGCTTCTGGCCCCCTTGGGTCTCATCGACACGCGGATCGGGCTGATCGTCGTCTTCACCGCCTTTAACCTGCCCTTCGCGGCCTTCCTCATGCATTCCTTCTTCGAGGGCATCCCGGGCGAACTCGAACAGGCGGCGATGATCGACGGCTGCACGCGGTTCCAGGCACTGATCCGCATCATCCTGCCGCTGATGCTGCCGGGCGTCGGCGCGACGCTGGGCTTCGTCTTCACCGCCGCATGGTCCGAGCTTCTCTTTTCTCTCATGCTCATCAGCTCCGAGGCCAAGAAGACCTTCGCCGTGGGTCTTCTGGGCTTCGTCGGACGCTCCGGCGTCGATTGGGGGCAGATGATGGCGGCCGCGACGCTTGCGCTCATCCCGCCGGCGATCTTCTTCACGGCAATCCAGAAATATCTCGTGGGCGGCCTCACCGCCGGCGCGATCAAGGGCTGA